In a genomic window of Pseudomonadota bacterium:
- the rpsR gene encoding 30S ribosomal protein S18: MSRFFRRRKFCRFTAEGVKEIDYKDIAVLKNYVTETGKIVPSRITGTKARYQRQLATAIKRARFLALLPYSDSH, translated from the coding sequence CCGCAGAAAGTTTTGTCGCTTTACCGCCGAAGGCGTGAAGGAGATCGATTACAAGGACATCGCTGTCCTCAAGAACTACGTTACCGAGACGGGCAAGATCGTACCGAGCCGTATTACCGGTACCAAGGCTCGGTATCAGCGCCAACTGGCGACCGCCATCAAGCGGGCACGCTTCTTGGCCTTGCTGCCGTACAGCGATAGCCACTGA